The following proteins are encoded in a genomic region of Brachypodium distachyon strain Bd21 chromosome 1, Brachypodium_distachyon_v3.0, whole genome shotgun sequence:
- the LOC112269731 gene encoding chromatin assembly factor 1 subunit p90-like — protein sequence MSLRAYNNSSPGERPRKMKEAMLPPGVEHLRCWCGNLCKVKEVTYFSDKLGMKFFMCANYEHDPPIPVSPYDKPPSPPPLCMWYRWIDTEMPSWAVEEIKTRSRSAWQRFHAEERAAKTAAQEKEEQERELKEHREEQRRYFDEALRKNMKKALGMQEEERRRKDAREAERERQRERAVVAKAAEERGDTSGKWPKWTRQCLYCVSIVFPIFNSVQLRYYRCMLI from the exons atgagtttgagagcctataaTAACTCATCTCCA ggcgagaggccgaggaagaTGAAAGAAGCGATGTTGCCTCcgggggtggaacatctcaggtgttggtgcggcaatctatgcaaggtgaaggaggtgacatatttttcagataagctgggcatgaagtttttcatgtgtgcGAACTATGAGCATGATCCACCTAtcccggtttcgccgtacgacaagcctccg tctcctccgcccctatgcatgtggtatcgttggattgacacggagatgccaagttgggcggtggaagagattAAGACTAGGTCACGAAgtgcatggcagcgtttccacgcggaggagcgtgcggcaAAAACTGCAGctcaggagaaagaggagcaagagagagagctcaaagagcatagggaggaacaacgtcgttACTTTGATGAAGCATTGAGGAAAAACATGAAGAAAGCGCTTGGCATGCAAGAAgaggaacgaaggcgcaaggatgctcgtgaggcagaaagggagaggcaaagagaaagggccgttgtggcaaaggctgcagaagaacgtggcgatacgagcggaaaatggcctaagtggactcGGCAGtgcttgtactgtgtttcaatTGTATTTCCTATCTTTAATTCtgtccaattgcggtattatcgatgtatgttaatttag
- the LOC112269730 gene encoding uncharacterized protein LOC112269730, which translates to MHLAFDPTASLHYHVLHFPDAHPEASSLMASYDSTRVPDGVASELVRCASVLVANRAVGAEGLYPRRRCRGCRARPVVVGSIRTVYMARPSVPRCVFTRSVLPPLPWWIHYKVVMARRQVYNDQTPRLNTLLRQPRSRRTDGYDGGNVPCGYLSKSEQGVYYTLVHGYKLWVWVLREASEKRPRPEWELKHQADLELSLRRHYNNSLGGDGIGKSWVLEETLEALSNHRGDHGWDSSDEDSIIDVQGERRINKPEGYIQSYDGMDLLCYHPYKEIVFLCSHYNGFAYYLGSYKLESLGRLRPGGLFQSDHAAPTVDSIVYTPCMDDLLHAHHDL; encoded by the exons ATGCACCTCGCCTTCGACCCGACGGCATCGCTGCACTACCACGTGCTCCACTTCCCCGACGCTCATCCGGAGGCGTCATCTCTGATGGCAAGCTACGACAGCACCCGTGTGCCCGACGGAGTGGCCTCCGAGCTCGTACGCTGTGCAAGTGTTCTCGTCGCGAACCGGGCAGTGGGTGCAGAGGGACTTTATCCGAGAAGGCGATGCCGTGGTTGCCGTGCCAGACCTGTGGTCGTCGGATCAATACGCACCGTGTATATGGCACGGCCTTCGGTGCCACGCTGTGTATTTACAAGGAGTGTTCTACCTCCATTGCCTTGGTGGATTCATTATAAG GTTGTCATGGCTAGAAGACAAGTATATAACGATCAAACTCCGAGATTAAATACCCTTTTGAGGCAACCAAGATCACGTAGAACCGATGGATATGACGGAGGTAATGTGCCCTGTGGGTACTTGAGCAAATCAGAGCAGGGAGTTTACTATACCCTTGTCCATGGATACAAACTTTGGGTATGGGTATTGCGCGAAGCATCAGAAAAACGTCCAAGGCCAGAGTGGGAGCTCAAGCATCAAGCTGACCTCGAGCTCTCTTTGCGGCGACACTACAACAATTCCCTCGGAGGAGATGGGATTGGCAAGTCGTGGGTCTTAGAAGAGACACTTGAGGCACTATCAAATCACAGAGGAGACCATGGATGGGACTCTAGTGATGAAGATAGTATCATTGATGTTCAGGGAGAAAGACGGATCAATAAGCCGGAGGGTTACATACAGAGCTACGACGGCATGGACTTATTGTGCTACCATCCTTACAAGGAAATCGTTTTCTTGTGCAGCCATTACAATGGATTTGCTTACTACCTGGGTAGCTACAAGTTGGAGTCCTTGGGGCGACTTCGCCCAGGCGGTCTATTTCAATCAGATCATGCGGCACCTACGGTTGATTCGATTGTCTATACTCCCTGCATGGATGACCTGCTTCATGCTCATCATGATCTATGA
- the LOC100831010 gene encoding secretory carrier-associated membrane protein 1, which produces MAGRYDGGNPFEEEEDVNPFSEQARGKPGGQSNFGGGGAFYMPNPRTVAPPSNSRLSPLPPEPADFSATVDIPLGSSKDLKKREMELQAREAELNKREKELKRREEAAARAGIVIEEKNWPPFLPLIHHDIANEIPTHLQRMQYFAFASFLGLACCLFWNVIAVTSAWIKGEGVKIWLLAIIYFISGVPGAYVLWYRPLYNAMRTDSALKFGLFFLLYLFHIIFCIFAAVAPPAVFEGKSLAGILPAIDLISVNALVGIFYFVGFGLFCLESLLSIWVIQQVYMYFRGSGKAAEMKRDATRGAMRAAF; this is translated from the exons ATGGCGGGGCGCTACGACGGCGGCAACCCcttcgaggaggaggaggacgtgaACCCTTTCTCG GAACAAGCGCGAGGAAAACCTGGCGGACAGTCCAactttggcggcggcggagccttCTACATGCCG AACCCCAGAACCGTGGCTCCTCCTTCTAATTCAAGGCTTTCGCCCCTTCCCCCAGAACCCGCAGATTTCAGTGCCACCGTGGATATCCCTCTCGGGTCGTCTAAG GACCTGAAGAAAAGGGAAATGGAGCTGCAAGCGAGGGAAGCAGAGTTGAACAAGAGGGAGAAG GAACtgaaaagaagagaggaagctGCAGCACGAG CTGGTATTGTCATCGAGGAGAAAAACTGGCCTCCTTTTCTACCACTCATCCACCATGATATTGCCAATGAGATTCCGACTCATCTTCAAAGAATGCAATACTTTGCATTCGCATCATTTCTTG GTTTGGCTTGCTGTCTCTTCTGGAACGTCATAGCAGTTACTTCAGCTTGGATCAAGGGGGAAG GTGTGAAAATCTGGTTGCTAGCAATAATCTACTTCATCTCTGGTGTTCCTGGTGCATATGTGTTATGGTATCGCCCTCTTTATAATGCTATGAG GACTGACAGTGCCTTGAAATTTGGATTGTTTTTCTTGCTTTACTTG TTTCACATTATTTTCTGCATATTTGCTGCTGTGGCTCCTCCCGCTGTCTTTGAGGGAAAGTCTCTGGC AGGAATTTTACCGGCAATTGATCTTATCAGCGTGAATGCTTTAGTGGGG ATCTTCTACTTTGTTGGATTTGGATTATTCTGCCTCGAGTCATTGCTCAGCATCTGGGTTATCCAG CAAGTGTATATGTACTTCCGAGGAAGTGGGAAGGCTGCAGAGATGAAGCGTGATGCAACAAGGGGCGCTATGAGAGCAGCATTTTAA
- the LOC100830084 gene encoding internal alternative NAD(P)H-ubiquinone oxidoreductase A1, mitochondrial, translating into MAWSRMARSSQLSRSISRMASGSGAPTPASSALRNAEAANAHRGAAHSFHSLALVGLSDKCGAGHLLHPNRGISTTPPTLHPAGAAAAAEPVECSDAEDHSAAVPDLGPTKPGEKPRVVVLGTGWAAFRFLKDVDTSAYDVVCVSPRNHMVFTPLLASTCVGTLEFRSVVEPVSRIQSALATRPGSFFFLANCTGVDTRRHEVHCTVASDEAAVGTLPRNPYRFRVAYDKLVIASGAEPLTFNIKGVEENAVFLREVSHAQEIRRKLLTNLMLSENPGLSEEEKKRLLHCVVVGGGPTGVEFSGELSDFITRDVRERYAHVKDYVKVTLIEANEILSSFDIGLRQYATNHLSKYGVKLVRGVVKEVEPTKIVLSDGTSVPYGLLVWSTGVGPSEFVKSLDLPKSPGGRIGVDEWLRVPSADDVYALGDCAGFLERTGKPVLPALAQVAEREGKYLAALLKRVAAQNGGKAHCCGKKTDLGEPFVYKHLGSMASVGRYKALVDLRENKDAKGVSMAGFVSWLVWRSAYLTRVVSWRNRFYVAVNWATTLVFGRDNTRIG; encoded by the exons ATGGCTTGGTCTAGGATGGCGAGGAGCTCCCAGCTGTCGCGTTCCATCTCGCGAATGGCCTCCGGGAGCGGCGCGCCCACTCCGGCGTCCTCCGCGCTGCGCAATGCCGAGGCGGCGAATGCGCACCGCGGCGCCGCGCACTCGTTCCACAGCCTCGCGCTCGTCGGCCTCTCCGACAAGTGCGGcgccggccatctcctccacccGAACAGAGGCATCAGCACGACGCCTCCGACGCTTCACCCCGcgggggccgcggcggcggcggagcccgtGGAGTGCTCCGACGCCGAGGACCACAGCGCGGCGGTGCCGGACCTGGGCCCGACGAAGCCCGGCGAGAAGCCCCGCGTGGTGGTCCTGGGCACGGGCTGGGCGGCGTTCCGGTTCCTCAAGGACGTGGACACCTCCGCCTACGACGTGGTGTGCGTGTCCCCGAGGAACCACATGGTGTTCACCCCGCTGCTGGCGTCGACGTGCGTGGGCACGCTCGAGTTCCGGTCCGTGGTGGAGCCCGTGAGCCGGATCCAGTCGGCGCTCGCCACGCGCCCCgggtccttcttcttcctcgccaaCTGCACCGGCGTCGACACGCGGAGGCACGAGGTGCACTGCACGGTGGCCAGCGACGAGGCCGCCGTCGGGACGCTGCCGAGGAACCCGTACCGCTTCAGGGTGGCCTACGACAAGCTGGTGATCGCCAGCGGCGCCGAGCCGCTCACGTTCAACATCAAGGGCGTGGAGGAGAACGCCGTGTTCCTCCGCGAGGTGAGCCACGCGCAGGAGATCAGGCGCAAGCTCCTCACCAACCTCATGCTCTCGGAGAATCCAG GCTTGtcggaggaagagaagaagcgGCTCCTTCACTGCGTGGTGGTCGGCGGAGGCCCCACCGGAGTGGAGTTCAGCGGCGAGCTCAGCGACTTCATCACCCGCGACGTGCGGGAGCGGTACGCGCATGTCAAGGACTACGTCAAGGTCACCCTCATCGAG GCGAACGAGATCTTGTCGTCGTTCGACATCGGGCTGCGGCAATACGCCACGAACCACCTCTCCAAG TACGGGGTGAAGCTGGTGAGGGGCGTGGTGAAGGAAGTGGAGCCGACCAAGATCGTGCTGAGCGACGGCACCAGCGTGCCCTACGGGCTGCTGGTCTGGTCCACGGGGGTTGGTCCCTCGGAGTTCGTCAAGTCCCTGGACCTCCCGAAGTCCCCGGGCGGGAGGATCGGCGTGGACGAGTGGCTCCGCGTGCCGTCGGCGGACGACGTGTACGCGCTGGGCGACTGCGCGGGGTTCCTGGAGCGCACGGGCAAGCCGGTGCTCCCGGCGCTAGCGCAGGTGGCGGAGCGGGAGGGCAAGTACCTGGCGGCGCTGCTCAAGCGAGTGGCGGCGCAGAACGGCGGCAAGGCGCACTGCTGCGGGAAGAAGACGGACCTCGGGGAGCCGTTCGTGTACAAGCACCTCGGGAGCATGGCGTCCGTGGGGCGGTACAAGGCGCTGGTGGACCTGAGGGAGAACAAGGACGCCAAGGGGGTGTCCATGGCCGGATTCGTCAGCTGGCTCGTCTGGCGCTCCGCGTACCTCACCAGGGTCGTCAGCTGGAGGAACAGGTTCTACGTGGCAGTCAACTGGGCGACGACGCTCGTCTTTGGCAGGGACAACACCAGGATTGGCTGA
- the LOC100837023 gene encoding SOSS complex subunit B homolog: MALKGAEATTVQLEDLVPAATNTVNTTFIVLDKAARQAHGHAHNGREETCMSLVADETAAVHFMLWGAECEAFQPGDIVRLTGGIFSYHRGNSLVLRAGKRGRAEKVGEFTMLFVETPNMSEMRWGRDPGDPRKMVQEAVVSPYSQVFKPLH; this comes from the exons ATGGCGCTCAAAGGG GCCGAAGCAACGACGGTGCAGCTCGAGGACCTCGTCCCGGCGGCGACCAACACCGTGAACACCACGTTCATCGTGCTCGACAAGGCGGCCCGGCAGGCCCACGGGCACGCGCACAACGGTAGGGAGGAGACGTGCATGTCGCTGGTGGCCGACGAGACGGCGGCCGTGCATTTCATGCTGTGGGGCGCCGAGTGCGAAGCCTTCCAGCCCGGGGACATCGTGCGGCTCACGGGCGGCATCTTCTCCTACCACCGGGGCAACAGCCTCGTGCTGCGGGCCGGCAAGAGAGGACGCGCGGAGAAGGTGGGTGAGTTCACCATGCTGTTCGTGGAGACGCCCAACATGAGCGAGATGAGGTGGGGGCGCGATCCCGGGGATCCCAGGAAGATGGTGCAGGAGGCCGTCGTCTCGCCCTACTCCCAGGTCTTCAAGCCGCTGCACTGA